The proteins below come from a single Archangium lipolyticum genomic window:
- the mutS gene encoding DNA mismatch repair protein MutS: MMRQYLETKALNPDAILFFRLGDFYEMFFEDAVRASEILQITLTARAKNAEKVPMAGVPYHSARRYIAKLVEHGLKVAICEQVEEAGSGPGIVKREVTRIITPGMVLDEEALEPRASNFLAAVYPGAQGYGAALLEASTGEFFSLEAETLQELVEALSRVEPRELLVPEGERDSQDTAWVVSRLAKPPAVAELEKAAFEPARATVYLRSHFAVQSLEAFGLQDAPLATGAAAAALRYLKDTQKTPAAHVDRISRQQRGGHLLMDEASRSNLEVLRTLRDGGRRGSLLGVLDRTATGLGARKLARWLAAPLCSLPEINARLDSVDELSQRSVWREEMTGLLKEVGDIERLCGRLSLGAGNARDLRALGLSLAQLPRLAAVLARCESPLLKSLAGPLGSLPELADLLLRAVVDEPPTSLKEGGFIRPGFHAELDKLVALSTDGKDFLLKIETRERERTGIGSLKVRYNKVFGYYLEVTKANLHLVPSDYIRKQTMVGAERFVTPELKEYEEKVLTAEERRSALELELFEQLRAQVVKEAPRLRSAAEAVATSDALLSFARCAAEYGYVRPVVDESEVLSITAGRHPVVERVLGAGEAFVPNDVKMDSGDGQILVITGPNMAGKSTVMRQVALTVLMAQAGSFVPAGAARIGVCDRIFTRVGAADNLARGQSTFMVEMTETSHILHHATRRSLVVLDEIGRGTSTYDGLSIAWAVAEHIHDKVGARTLFATHYHELVDLAREKPRVRNMCIAVKEQGGKVLFLRKLVPGGANRSYGIEVARLAGLPPEVVTRARDILQNLESGEFDDSGRPRVVARKTSRAPAPGQLGLFGGAAEPGPKVDPAQQKVLESLRAMKLEEMTPLEALNLLAQLQRELK; encoded by the coding sequence ATGATGCGGCAGTACCTCGAGACGAAGGCGCTCAACCCGGACGCCATCCTCTTCTTCCGGCTCGGGGACTTCTACGAGATGTTCTTCGAGGACGCGGTGCGCGCCTCGGAGATCCTCCAGATCACCCTCACCGCACGGGCGAAGAACGCGGAGAAGGTGCCGATGGCCGGAGTGCCGTACCACTCGGCGCGCCGGTACATCGCCAAGCTGGTGGAGCACGGGCTGAAGGTCGCCATCTGCGAGCAGGTGGAGGAGGCGGGCAGCGGGCCGGGGATCGTCAAGCGAGAGGTGACGCGCATCATCACCCCTGGAATGGTGCTGGACGAGGAGGCGCTCGAGCCCAGGGCGAGCAACTTCCTGGCGGCGGTGTATCCGGGGGCCCAGGGCTACGGGGCGGCGCTGCTGGAGGCCTCCACGGGCGAGTTCTTCAGTCTGGAGGCGGAGACACTTCAGGAACTGGTGGAGGCGCTGTCCCGGGTGGAGCCGAGGGAGCTGCTGGTGCCCGAGGGCGAGCGGGACTCCCAGGACACGGCGTGGGTGGTGTCGCGGCTGGCGAAGCCCCCGGCGGTGGCGGAGCTGGAGAAGGCGGCCTTCGAGCCGGCGCGGGCCACGGTGTACCTGCGGAGTCACTTCGCGGTGCAGTCACTGGAGGCCTTCGGGTTGCAGGACGCGCCCCTGGCCACCGGGGCCGCCGCCGCGGCGCTGCGCTACCTGAAGGACACCCAGAAGACGCCCGCCGCCCACGTGGACAGGATCAGCCGCCAGCAGCGCGGAGGACACCTCCTCATGGACGAGGCGTCCCGCTCCAACCTGGAGGTGCTGCGCACCTTGCGGGACGGAGGGCGCCGGGGCTCGCTCCTGGGCGTGCTGGACAGGACGGCGACGGGCCTGGGCGCGCGCAAGCTGGCCCGGTGGCTGGCCGCGCCCCTGTGCTCGCTGCCGGAGATCAACGCCCGGCTGGACTCGGTGGACGAGCTGTCCCAGCGCAGCGTGTGGCGCGAGGAGATGACGGGCCTCCTCAAGGAAGTGGGTGACATCGAGCGGCTGTGCGGCCGGCTGTCGCTGGGCGCGGGCAACGCGAGGGACTTGAGGGCGCTCGGGTTGTCGCTGGCGCAGCTGCCCCGGCTGGCGGCGGTGCTGGCGCGCTGCGAGTCCCCGCTGCTCAAGTCCCTGGCGGGGCCGCTCGGGTCGCTGCCGGAGCTGGCGGATCTGCTGCTGCGGGCGGTGGTGGACGAGCCGCCCACCAGCCTCAAGGAAGGCGGCTTCATCCGTCCGGGCTTCCATGCCGAGCTGGACAAGCTGGTGGCGCTGTCCACCGACGGCAAGGACTTCCTGCTGAAGATCGAGACGCGCGAGCGGGAGCGGACGGGCATCGGCTCGCTGAAGGTCCGCTACAACAAGGTCTTCGGGTACTACCTGGAGGTGACGAAGGCCAACCTGCACCTGGTGCCCTCGGACTACATCCGCAAGCAGACGATGGTGGGCGCCGAGCGCTTCGTCACCCCGGAGCTCAAGGAGTACGAGGAGAAGGTGCTCACGGCGGAGGAGCGGCGCAGCGCGCTGGAGCTGGAGCTCTTCGAGCAGCTACGGGCCCAGGTGGTGAAGGAGGCGCCCCGGCTGCGCTCGGCGGCGGAGGCGGTGGCCACCAGTGACGCGTTGTTGTCCTTCGCGCGGTGCGCGGCCGAATACGGCTACGTGCGGCCGGTGGTGGACGAGTCCGAGGTGCTGTCCATCACCGCCGGGCGCCACCCGGTGGTGGAGCGCGTGCTGGGGGCGGGGGAGGCCTTCGTTCCCAACGACGTGAAGATGGACTCGGGGGACGGGCAGATCCTGGTCATCACCGGCCCCAACATGGCGGGCAAGAGCACCGTCATGAGGCAGGTGGCGCTCACGGTGCTGATGGCGCAGGCGGGGAGCTTCGTACCGGCGGGGGCGGCGCGCATCGGCGTGTGCGATCGCATCTTCACGCGCGTGGGAGCGGCGGACAACCTGGCGCGCGGACAGTCCACCTTCATGGTGGAGATGACGGAGACGAGCCACATCCTCCACCACGCCACGCGGCGCAGCCTGGTGGTGCTGGACGAGATTGGGCGAGGCACGTCCACGTATGACGGCCTCTCCATCGCGTGGGCGGTGGCCGAGCACATCCACGACAAGGTGGGGGCGCGCACGCTGTTCGCCACGCACTACCACGAGCTGGTGGACCTGGCCCGGGAGAAGCCCCGGGTGAGGAACATGTGCATCGCGGTGAAGGAGCAGGGCGGCAAGGTGCTCTTCCTGCGCAAGCTGGTGCCGGGTGGGGCCAACCGCTCCTACGGCATCGAGGTGGCGAGGCTCGCGGGCCTGCCGCCCGAGGTGGTGACGCGGGCCCGGGACATCCTGCAGAACCTGGAGTCGGGCGAGTTCGACGACAGCGGTCGGCCGCGGGTGGTGGCGCGGAAGACCTCGCGCGCGCCGGCCCCGGGGCAGCTCGGTTTGTTCGGTGGCGCGGCCGAGCCCGGGCCGAAGGTGGATCCGGCCCAGCAGAAGGTGCTGGAGTCGCTCCGGGCGATGAAGCTGGAGGAGATGACGCCGCTGGAGGCCCTCAACCTCCTGGCCCAGCTGCAGCGCGAGCTGAAGTAG
- the nhaA gene encoding Na+/H+ antiporter NhaA, whose product METRTVPPVPRIFEVAVAPVQAFFRLEASSGILLALCAVAAMIWANSPWADSYVSLFEARLALGQGDTLLHFTFRELINDGLMTIFFFLVGMEIKRELAAGELRTLSKAMLPLIAALGGMLVPAAVYAALNAGTPALKGWAIPMATDIAFAIGCLTLLKGRVSHGLVVFLTALAIFDDIGGILVIAMFYGTGLHVEWLLGAAALTGALWVCNIYYVRNGVVYVVLGAALWYAMHHGGVHATIAGVVVGMMIPAKPTRRGRDVLEELHGYIGQILKEPEDESVRSGQLLHIEEQLEDIEPPLNRFVHLWHGWVAYGIVPLFALANSGISVSGMRLSDLLEPLPLGVMLGLFVGKQVGIFLFTWVAVKAGLAQMPGRATVLQLHGVSVVAGIGFTVALFVAGLAFSNEPNLLAEAKLGILLGSLLAAVVGYLLLRFGPTPRPQARPDSEPATGAA is encoded by the coding sequence ATGGAGACCCGTACCGTCCCTCCCGTCCCCCGAATCTTCGAGGTCGCCGTCGCGCCCGTCCAAGCCTTCTTCCGGCTCGAGGCGAGCAGCGGCATCCTCCTGGCCCTGTGCGCCGTCGCGGCCATGATCTGGGCCAACTCCCCCTGGGCCGACAGCTACGTCTCGCTCTTCGAGGCCCGTCTGGCGCTCGGACAGGGGGACACCCTCCTCCACTTCACCTTCCGGGAGCTCATCAACGACGGGTTGATGACGATCTTCTTCTTCCTGGTGGGAATGGAGATCAAGCGCGAGCTTGCCGCGGGCGAGCTGCGCACCTTGTCCAAGGCGATGCTGCCGCTCATCGCGGCGTTGGGCGGCATGCTGGTGCCAGCGGCCGTCTACGCGGCCCTCAACGCGGGCACCCCGGCGCTGAAGGGGTGGGCCATTCCCATGGCCACGGACATCGCCTTCGCCATCGGCTGCCTCACCCTGCTCAAGGGGCGGGTGAGCCACGGGCTGGTGGTGTTCCTCACCGCCCTGGCCATCTTCGACGACATCGGCGGCATCCTGGTCATCGCCATGTTCTATGGCACGGGGCTGCACGTGGAGTGGCTGCTGGGAGCGGCGGCGCTCACCGGCGCGCTGTGGGTGTGCAACATCTACTACGTGCGCAACGGGGTGGTGTACGTGGTCCTGGGCGCGGCGCTCTGGTACGCCATGCACCATGGCGGTGTGCACGCCACCATCGCGGGCGTGGTGGTGGGAATGATGATCCCCGCCAAACCCACGCGCCGCGGCCGTGATGTGCTGGAGGAGCTGCACGGCTACATCGGTCAGATCCTGAAGGAGCCCGAGGACGAGTCCGTGCGCAGCGGGCAGTTGCTGCACATCGAGGAGCAGCTGGAGGACATCGAGCCGCCGCTCAACCGCTTCGTGCACCTGTGGCACGGGTGGGTGGCGTACGGAATCGTCCCGCTGTTCGCGCTGGCCAACTCGGGCATCTCCGTGAGCGGAATGCGCCTGTCGGATCTGCTGGAGCCGTTGCCGCTGGGCGTGATGCTGGGCCTGTTCGTGGGCAAGCAGGTGGGCATCTTCCTGTTCACCTGGGTGGCGGTGAAGGCGGGGCTGGCGCAGATGCCGGGGCGCGCCACGGTCCTGCAACTGCACGGGGTGTCGGTGGTGGCGGGCATCGGCTTCACGGTGGCGCTGTTCGTGGCGGGGCTGGCCTTCAGCAACGAGCCGAACCTGCTGGCGGAGGCGAAGCTGGGCATCCTGCTCGGCTCGCTGCTGGCGGCGGTGGTGGGCTACCTGCTGCTGCGCTTCGGCCCGACCCCCCGGCCCCAGGCCAGGCCGGACTCCGAGCCCGCCACCGGGGCGGCCTGA
- a CDS encoding ABC1 kinase family protein, which yields MLLQDLNRVRQIGVIAARHGFGEWLERAGVWRLLGRREKVEVSPESQRASTARRFRMLLNDLGPTFVKLGQILSTRADLLPGEFIEELASLQDHVEPFPLEDVYAQIRGSLGRDAKEIFKEIDPEPLAAASIAQVHRAVTLEGEEVVVKVQRPGIAEQIDSDLVVLRSLARLLEAVVEETGIYTPTGIVDEFDRAIHEELDFVHEASNIRAFLENHRNRPYMKIPRVYAGLSSRTVLTMEFIRGVKISQAELSPEDKREVAGHILDASFRQLFEDGLFHGDPHPGNILVLEGNRLALLDFGVVGRLSRAMQETLVMLVLAVALKDSDSVARILYRVGVPDARANLVGFRNDIEGLLGRHLPTTLGEVDARSLMRDLLDLAVKYRIRIPKEYALLSRASVSTEGMMRTLYPDLNILEVAMPYAKELLADRYDPSQLQGGLMRTLLRFQSLAADLPTQLSQILLDLESGKFSVTVRADQFDKLNENLRSAAIVMFMGLCACGFIVGAFISFAQTPVMYQGVPVLGLLGIAMSAALFGATFTWYVFGKRFGKVRVSRWLAKKRGR from the coding sequence GTGCTCCTCCAGGATTTGAACCGCGTCCGGCAGATTGGGGTCATCGCAGCGCGCCACGGCTTCGGCGAGTGGCTCGAGCGCGCGGGGGTGTGGCGCCTTCTCGGGCGGCGGGAGAAGGTGGAGGTGTCGCCCGAGTCCCAGCGCGCCTCCACCGCGCGCCGCTTCCGGATGCTGCTCAATGATCTCGGCCCCACCTTCGTGAAGCTGGGGCAGATCCTCTCCACGCGCGCGGACCTGCTACCGGGCGAGTTCATCGAGGAGCTGGCCTCGCTGCAGGATCACGTGGAGCCCTTCCCGCTGGAGGACGTGTACGCGCAGATCCGCGGGTCGCTGGGCCGGGACGCCAAGGAGATCTTCAAGGAGATCGATCCCGAGCCGCTGGCGGCGGCCTCCATCGCACAGGTGCACCGGGCGGTGACGCTGGAGGGCGAGGAGGTGGTAGTGAAGGTACAGCGGCCGGGGATCGCCGAGCAGATCGACTCGGACCTGGTGGTGCTGCGCTCGCTGGCGAGGCTGCTGGAGGCGGTGGTGGAGGAGACGGGCATCTACACGCCCACGGGCATCGTCGACGAGTTCGATCGGGCCATCCACGAGGAGCTGGACTTCGTGCACGAGGCCTCGAACATCCGGGCCTTCCTGGAGAACCACCGCAACCGGCCGTACATGAAGATTCCGCGGGTGTATGCCGGGCTCAGCAGCCGGACGGTGCTGACGATGGAGTTCATCCGGGGGGTGAAGATCAGCCAGGCGGAGCTGTCGCCGGAGGACAAGCGGGAGGTGGCGGGCCACATCCTGGATGCGAGCTTCCGGCAGCTCTTCGAGGACGGGCTGTTCCACGGAGATCCGCACCCGGGGAACATCCTGGTGCTGGAGGGCAACCGGCTGGCGCTGCTGGACTTCGGGGTGGTGGGCCGGCTGTCGCGCGCCATGCAGGAGACGCTGGTGATGCTGGTGCTGGCGGTGGCGCTCAAGGACAGCGACTCGGTGGCGCGCATCCTCTACCGGGTGGGCGTGCCGGACGCGCGGGCCAACCTGGTGGGCTTCCGCAACGACATCGAGGGCCTGCTCGGCAGGCACCTGCCGACGACGCTGGGCGAGGTGGACGCGCGCAGCCTGATGAGGGACCTGCTGGACCTGGCGGTGAAGTACCGGATCCGGATCCCGAAGGAGTACGCGCTGCTGAGCCGGGCGTCGGTGTCGACGGAGGGGATGATGCGCACCCTGTACCCGGACCTGAACATCCTCGAGGTGGCGATGCCGTACGCCAAGGAGCTGCTGGCGGACCGGTATGACCCCTCCCAGCTCCAGGGCGGGCTGATGCGCACGCTGCTGCGCTTCCAGTCGCTGGCGGCGGACCTGCCCACGCAGCTGTCGCAGATCCTGTTGGATCTGGAGTCGGGGAAGTTCAGCGTGACGGTGCGGGCGGATCAGTTCGACAAGCTGAACGAGAACCTGCGAAGCGCGGCGATCGTGATGTTCATGGGCCTGTGCGCGTGCGGGTTCATCGTGGGGGCGTTCATCTCGTTCGCGCAGACACCGGTGATGTACCAGGGCGTGCCCGTGCTGGGGCTCCTGGGCATCGCCATGTCCGCGGCGCTCTTCGGCGCGACCTTCACCTGGTACGTGTTCGGCAAACGCTTCGGAAAGGTGCGCGTGAGCCGCTGGCTGGCGAAGAAGCGCGGCCGGTGA